A segment of the Pogoniulus pusillus isolate bPogPus1 unplaced genomic scaffold, bPogPus1.pri scaffold_175_arrow_ctg1, whole genome shotgun sequence genome:
TACCCTAATGGTCCTTTACTGGTAGTAGGGATTAgtgtaacctcctgtgttgtgatTGTTATTGTTTCACTTACGACCAAATCGAGGCCAGCGCTTCCTCTGGTGGCGGCGAGTAGATCGTCGAGGCAGCCTCCGTTGTGGGGGGTCCGGTCGCttaagatgaggtctgagccgcGCCCCCCACGCGGCCTCCCCCGTTTCCCTGCTGGGGCACAAGAGGTGTTCCATCCTTCTTAAATCGGGATTTGCAGTCTGATGCTCTGTGTCCGAACTTGTCACACTTGTTGCAGGTTCCTGCGAATGGAGAACTCATCGACGATACTTGGTTAGTAACAGCCTTAATTGTAggacaatgctttttaaaatgtcccGTCTGTCCACATTTAAAACATACAGGATTTGAGCCCTTGTCCCCCTTTCCTTGTGGCGAGCATTTGGACAATGCAGCTGCTAATGCAGAGGCATGAATTcgagccttttccttctcttcttccatcgGGGCTCGAGAACATTGTTCTAccatttgcagtaaagaagcagcagggggtAAAGTGGCAATTAACCTCCGACAGGCAGCATTGGCATTTTGCATAGCAATCTCTTTTACCAATGTCTCTTTCATGTTGGCTGGAATGTCAGGTGCCATTTCAAcaccttctgtaattctgtcaacAAATGCCATAAATGACTCAGAGTCTCTCTGTTTAATTTGCAAGTATGGTTGTTTTGGAGTGCCGACCTGTGGCAAACTGGCGAAAGCTTCAAGGGCAGCCACTTTGCTTTGAGCCAGAATTCGCAAGTCTAGCGCAGCTTGCCGCTGTGGGTCAACGTACTGACCGTTCCCCATCAATTGCTCTAGGGAGGCCACCCGTAAGGGATCTCCGTGCGGCAGTGTCAAGTTAtcaagctgtttctgctctaaTCTTTCCTGCCACTTGTTAACAAACATCATATAACTCGTAGGTCCCAGCATCAGTTCAAACAGATGTTTAATGTCTGTGGGTATTAGTGTCTGATGTTTTATAAATGTTTCCATCTGTCTTCTGACCAGTCGATTGTCTATTCCATAAtctaaaattgctttctgtattttggcAACTGTGGTCCAGTCTATAGCCTGCCAGTTTCTCTGTCCATTATTATCAATAGTTACTGGTGCAGCTGTAAACTGAAAATCCCCAGTAATTTCAGCATTGGTTACAACTCCCTTCCACCGGTTTGACATGTCAAAGTTGGGATCTTTTGGAATGTAATCAGAATTTCTCTGTTTAGGAGTCTCCTTTGACTTTTCCTCATTCGCTTTCcctctccaccacttccagaCATTATCCACCATTCCACTTGCTGaatcctctttccttttatACTGAGGATACAATGCAAACCAATCTGCAAGCTTTCTCTTATCCTCCGCAGACAGTCTCGCTTCTGAACCATACTTAGACTGCAAATACCAATCGCCCTCCTCTATGTTCATTTCACCATCTCTGATACTTTGTAACACCCGTTGACGAACCCCTTCCACTGACATTTTACcatctgtatttttctcttcagtaacagcagcagggtgaacaCAATTACCAGACTCAATCTTTGTTAATTGTTTCTCAACATTTTTCAGACCTTCAACAATAGACTTATGTGCCTTGCGATAACTCTCTTTAACCACCCTTGATTTGGAACCTTTATCCAACCGTTGCATCTCATTCAATAGTTTAGTCATTgcatctgcctgctcatgtaaaagagtctttaactcctcttcctcaggaggcagagggacagtTGCAGGATCTATTTGCGGAGCTGATGGTACCGCTTGTCCCACTTCCATAGGCTCGGGGACTTGTGAACCTCCCGCTCCCTTATCGGggtcccaatcaggaatgagatAATCGTAAGGACCTTGGGTAGCAGGGCAAACAGTTTTCGTCTCAGTTTTTATCTCAGTTTTTGTCTCCGCGGCAGTTTTTGTCTCCGCCCCCGATCCCgatgttactttatttttagCGTCTTTCAAGATGGTCTGAATTATTGCTTCAACTTCTGCCTCCGCTCCTATTTTTTGTACTAAGAGACTGATCTGTCGATAGGTTGAAGCaagtctttttgcttctttattatCAGTCTGGACAGATTCCCATATTTCCTCCCCTATACGCTTCCACGTCTCGTCTTTAAAAACTTGTGCAGTTTCCTTGAGTAAGCCTCTACGGCGTGCCCAAGACAACAAATCTGTCACTAGAGCCCGATCCAGCGggtctccagctttctgtccAAATTTCAACAAGGCTTCAACAGAAGCTTTTTCTATTCCCGGGGCCGTATTCCCCATTCCGCGCCTTTTCCCTGCTCAAGGCAGCCGACTCACCCGCTGAGTCGAAAATCCGTGGTACCACTCACGCCTCTCTCGGACGTCCggccgcagccgccgcggaatttcttttctttttccccgctttgcagtcagctcagctctcttcccGGGTATCAGGTCTCTTGCTGATCACGTCGGGGGTCACCAGATGTCGCTGTTAGGCGCTGTTAGCAtgctgactgttcccaaagttgaggaaatggacttacagaatccaatatggattgtaaatgtaagacatttaatacacaaatcagaaggctttttatactattacaggattacatgtcgatttctaattggtccatgcaatacatttttgtggtttaaagcataatcattagtagatacaaaaaggtatttttataagcagtacgtgtgctcatatatcaaaccctacatttccagatgtgcagatcctttgttctatggtatattcatgactgattcattacttgttttactttgcacagctgtatcacaaggacgcaacatcctcaggccaactctgcttttttttcatagaaagcacgaagcggacacagtgtccttgggctgaccggtgtcttacccgctgtgttccaatcgcctacatatcgattgcaaagcaacagcccctacaaaattccccacaggtctacacacagaagtaatgctttttctaaccggcatttctatggttcttcaatggggctaggatgtaaacgtgtttctgcttcaaaggaaagcagctaggagaaagtttcttttgccagtgtgtgacgcagctggaaagctgcagaatggtgcaggggattccaggctaggccattcctggctgggtctacacacagaagtaatgctttttctaaccgggatttctatggttcttcagtggggctaggatgtaaacgtgtttctgcttcaaaggaaagcagctaggagaaagtttcttttgccagtgtgtgacgcagctggaaagctgcagaatggtgcaggggattccaggctaggccattcctggctgggtatacacgcagaagtaatgctttttctaaccggcatttctatggttcttcaatggggctaggatgtaaatgtgtttctgcttcaaaggaaagcagctaggagaaagtttcttttgccagtgtgtgagggagctggaaagctgcagaatggtgcaggggattccaggctaggccattcctggctgggtctacacgcagaaggagtgctttttctaaccagcatttctatggttcttcagtgggcctagaaggtaaacgtgtttctgcttcaaaggaaagcagctaggagaaagtttcttttgccagtgtgtgacgcagctggaaagctgcagaatggtgcaggggattccaggctaggccattcctggctgggtctacacgcagaagtaatgctttttctaaccggcatttctatggttcttcaatggggctaggatgtaaacgtgtttctgcttcaaaggaaagcagcta
Coding sequences within it:
- the LOC135173980 gene encoding uncharacterized protein LOC135173980 codes for the protein MGNTAPGIEKASVEALLKFGQKAGDPLDRALVTDLLSWARRRGLLKETAQVFKDETWKRIGEEIWESVQTDNKEAKRLASTYRQISLLVQKIGAEAEVEAIIQTILKDAKNKVTSGSGAETKTAAETKTEIKTETKTVCPATQGPYDYLIPDWDPDKGAGGSQVPEPMEVGQAVPSAPQIDPATVPLPPEEEELKTLLHEQADAMTKLLNEMQRLDKGSKSRVVKESYRKAHKSIVEGLKNVEKQLTKIESGNCVHPAAVTEEKNTDGKMSVEGVRQRVLQSIRDGEMNIEEGDWYLQSKYGSEARLSAEDKRKLADWFALYPQYKRKEDSASGMVDNVWKWWRGKANEEKSKETPKQRNSDYIPKDPNFDMSNRWKGVVTNAEITGDFQFTAAPVTIDNNGQRNWQAIDWTTVAKIQKAILDYGIDNRLVRRQMETFIKHQTLIPTDIKHLFELMLGPTSYMMFVNKWQERLEQKQLDNLTLPHGDPLRVASLEQLMGNGQYVDPQRQAALDLRILAQSKVAALEAFASLPQVGTPKQPYLQIKQRDSESFMAFVDRITEGVEMAPDIPANMKETLVKEIAMQNANAACRRLIATLPPAASLLQMVEQCSRAPMEEEKEKARIHASALAAALSKCSPQGKGDKGSNPVCFKCGQTGHFKKHCPTIKAVTNQVSSMSSPFAGTCNKCDKFGHRASDCKSRFKKDGTPLVPQQGNGGGRVGGAAQTSS